From a region of the Theobroma cacao cultivar B97-61/B2 chromosome 8, Criollo_cocoa_genome_V2, whole genome shotgun sequence genome:
- the LOC18592775 gene encoding probable beta-1,3-galactosyltransferase 8 isoform X1, whose amino-acid sequence MQRLYYALCPWQLDNESKKMRGKAVSGKAIFVLCLASFLAGSLFTSRTWTAYTSHDKYHPTPPIQKHASNKLGEVARDFDRKRKLAEGKAEDIMGEVSKTHKAIQSLDKTISNLEMELAVARMSKTSAGGISLESKSNQTLQKAFVVIGINTAFSSRKRRDSVRETWMPRGEKLKKLEREKGIVIRFVIGHSATPGGVLDKALDREEAEHKDFLRLKHVEGYHQLSTKTRLYFSTAVAIWDAQFYVKVDDDVHLNLGMLASTLAQYRSKPRVYIGCMKSGPVLSRKGVKYHEPEYWKFGEDGNKYFRHATGQLYGISKDLAAYISINSPILHRYANEDVSLGSWLIGLEVEHVDDRSMCCGTPPDCEWKAQAGNICVASFDWSCSGVCNSVERMKYVHSSCGEGDGALWKVDL is encoded by the exons ATGCAGCGTCTTTATTATGCCTTGTGCCCGTGGCAGCTTGACAACGAGTCCAAGAAAATGCGGGGAAAGGCAGTTTCAGGGAAAGCCATTTTCGTATTATGTCTTGCTAGCTTTCTTGCAGGATCACTGTTTACCAGCCGAACGTGGACTGCTTACACTTCTCATGACAAATATCATCCAACTCCACCCATTCAAAAGCATGCCAGCAATAAGTTGGGAGAAGTAGCCCGTGACTTTGATCGCAAACGT AAATTGGCTGAAGGAAAGGCAGAAGATATCATGGGGGAAGTCTCAAAAACTCACAAGGCTATCCA GTCACTTGACAAAACAATCTCCAACTTGGAAATGGAATTAGCAGTAGCTCGTATGAGCAAGACTAGTGCTGGAGGAATTTCCCTGGAAAGCAAATCTAATCAGACATTGCAGAAGGCTTTTGTGGTTATTGGAATTAACACAGCATTTAGCAGCAGGAAAAGAAGAGACTCTGTTCGAGAAACATGGATGCCTAGAG GAGAAAAACTGAAGAAAttggagagagagaaagggattGTTATAAGGTTTGTGATAGGGCACAGTGCCACACCAGGGGGTGTTCTGGATAAAGCACTGGACAGAGAAGAGGCAGAGCACAAGGACTTTCTTAGGCTGAAACACGTAGAAGGATACCACCAGCTGTCCACCAAGACCAGACTCTATTTCTCTACTGCTGTTGCCATATGGGACGCCCAATTCTATGTGAAGGTGGATGATGATGTCCATCTCAACTTAG GTATGCTAGCCAGCACGCTTGCACAATACCGATCCAAGCCCAGAGTGTATATCGGATGCATGAAGTCTGGACCAGTTCTTTCTCGCAA AGGGGTGAAATATCACGAACCAGAGTACTGGAAATTTGGAGAGGATGGAAACAAGTACTTCAGGCATGCCACTGGACAATTATATGGCATCTCCAAGGACCTTGCTGCCTATATTTCCATCAACTC CCCCATCTTGCATAGATACGCCAATGAGGACGTGTCTCTGGGATCATGGTTGATTGGCTTAGAAGTTGAACACGTGGACGACCGTTCCATGTGCTGTGGGACCCCTCCAG ATTGTGAATGGAAGGCTCAAGCAGGGAATATCTGCGTGGCCTCATTCGATTGGTCGTGCAGCGGAGTATGCAATTCAGTGGAGAGAATGAAATATGTGCATTCCTCTTGCGGAGAAGGAGATGGTGCACTTTGGAAGGTTGATCTTTGA
- the LOC18592775 gene encoding probable beta-1,3-galactosyltransferase 8 isoform X2 yields MQRLYYALCPWQLDNESKKMRGKAVSGKAIFVLCLASFLAGSLFTSRTWTAYTSHDKYHPTPPIQKHASNKLGEVARDFDRKRKLAEGKAEDIMGEVSKTHKAIQSLDKTISNLEMELAVARMSKTSAGGISLESKSNQTLQKAFVVIGINTAFSSRKRRDSVRETWMPRGEKLKKLEREKGIVIRFVIGHSATPGGVLDKALDREEAEHKDFLRLKHVEGYHQLSTKTRLYFSTAVAIWDAQFYVKVDDDVHLNLASTLAQYRSKPRVYIGCMKSGPVLSRKGVKYHEPEYWKFGEDGNKYFRHATGQLYGISKDLAAYISINSPILHRYANEDVSLGSWLIGLEVEHVDDRSMCCGTPPDCEWKAQAGNICVASFDWSCSGVCNSVERMKYVHSSCGEGDGALWKVDL; encoded by the exons ATGCAGCGTCTTTATTATGCCTTGTGCCCGTGGCAGCTTGACAACGAGTCCAAGAAAATGCGGGGAAAGGCAGTTTCAGGGAAAGCCATTTTCGTATTATGTCTTGCTAGCTTTCTTGCAGGATCACTGTTTACCAGCCGAACGTGGACTGCTTACACTTCTCATGACAAATATCATCCAACTCCACCCATTCAAAAGCATGCCAGCAATAAGTTGGGAGAAGTAGCCCGTGACTTTGATCGCAAACGT AAATTGGCTGAAGGAAAGGCAGAAGATATCATGGGGGAAGTCTCAAAAACTCACAAGGCTATCCA GTCACTTGACAAAACAATCTCCAACTTGGAAATGGAATTAGCAGTAGCTCGTATGAGCAAGACTAGTGCTGGAGGAATTTCCCTGGAAAGCAAATCTAATCAGACATTGCAGAAGGCTTTTGTGGTTATTGGAATTAACACAGCATTTAGCAGCAGGAAAAGAAGAGACTCTGTTCGAGAAACATGGATGCCTAGAG GAGAAAAACTGAAGAAAttggagagagagaaagggattGTTATAAGGTTTGTGATAGGGCACAGTGCCACACCAGGGGGTGTTCTGGATAAAGCACTGGACAGAGAAGAGGCAGAGCACAAGGACTTTCTTAGGCTGAAACACGTAGAAGGATACCACCAGCTGTCCACCAAGACCAGACTCTATTTCTCTACTGCTGTTGCCATATGGGACGCCCAATTCTATGTGAAGGTGGATGATGATGTCCATCTCAACTTAG CCAGCACGCTTGCACAATACCGATCCAAGCCCAGAGTGTATATCGGATGCATGAAGTCTGGACCAGTTCTTTCTCGCAA AGGGGTGAAATATCACGAACCAGAGTACTGGAAATTTGGAGAGGATGGAAACAAGTACTTCAGGCATGCCACTGGACAATTATATGGCATCTCCAAGGACCTTGCTGCCTATATTTCCATCAACTC CCCCATCTTGCATAGATACGCCAATGAGGACGTGTCTCTGGGATCATGGTTGATTGGCTTAGAAGTTGAACACGTGGACGACCGTTCCATGTGCTGTGGGACCCCTCCAG ATTGTGAATGGAAGGCTCAAGCAGGGAATATCTGCGTGGCCTCATTCGATTGGTCGTGCAGCGGAGTATGCAATTCAGTGGAGAGAATGAAATATGTGCATTCCTCTTGCGGAGAAGGAGATGGTGCACTTTGGAAGGTTGATCTTTGA